The following coding sequences lie in one Arachis ipaensis cultivar K30076 chromosome B03, Araip1.1, whole genome shotgun sequence genomic window:
- the LOC107629682 gene encoding uncharacterized GPI-anchored protein At1g61900 isoform X1 → MVSFQDANYRGSWCCQLILFFIWLPTFQDVTARETHAGARQISSLVELAKEPISGESGLFEPIEISPAVLPKYPYPTEPLSPMYTSFPSSPNRYLPVLTGKCPVNFSVSDISNIIDKTASDCTGALAALVGNVICCPQFSSLIHIFQGFFNIKSDKLVLPTAASDHCFTDIINILSSKGSNGTMLPTLCSIKPSNLTGGSCPVKDVSTFEKTVNTSKLLEACSTVDPLKECCRPVCQPAIMDAALQISGRQMMLNDNGNVAGEMNHTDYLNDCKGVVYSYLSKKLSLEAANTTFRILSACKVNKACPLNFKEPSEVMNACRNVAAPSPSCCSSLNTYIAGIQQQMLITNKQAIICATLFGSMLRRGGIMTNVYQLCDVDLKDFSLQKAAAFGLQQGCLLGSLPQDVIFDNSSGFSFTCDLSDNVAAPWPSSSSITSVSLCAPEMSLPALPTSALKNIGCNSGGVGFLVPIFSFFIFSTLLY, encoded by the exons ATGGTTAGCTTTCAGGATGCTAATTATAGGG GTTCTTGGTGCTGTCAGTTAATTCTATTTTTCATCTGGCTTCCTACTTTCCAAGATGTGACAGCACGAGAAACACATGCTGGCGCTAGACAAATTTCTTCCCTGGTAGAGTTAGCTAAGGAACCTATTTCTGGAGAATCTGGGCTCTTTGAGCCCATAGAAATTTCTCCTGCTGTATTGCCAAAATACCCATATCCCACTGAGCCTTTGTCACCAATGTACACTAGTTTCCCTAGTTCCCCAAACAGATATCTACCAGTTTTAACCGGAAAATGCCCTGTAAACTTTTCAGTTTCGGATATATCAAATATCATAGATAAAACAGCATCTGATTGCACCGGAGCACTGGCAGCGCTCGTAGGGAATGTAATATGTTGTCCACAGTTTAGTAGCTTAATCCACATCTTCCAGGGTTTCTTCAACATCAAATCTGATAAGTTGGTTTTGCCAACTGCAGCTTCTGATCATTGTTTTACTGATATCATCAATATTCTATCCAGTAAAGGGTCAAATGGCACAATGCTTCCCACACTTTGCTCCATAAAACCATCGAACCTTACAGGTGGGTCATGCCCTGTGAAGGATGTTTCTACTTTTGAAAAAACGGTTAACACAAGTAAATTACTTGAGGCCTGCAGCACAGTTGATCCGCTAAAAGAGTGTTGTAGACCTGTTTGCCAGCCTGCAATAATGGATGCTGCACTTCAGATTTCTGGAAGGCAGATGATGCTTAATGACAATGGGAATGTGGCTGGTGAAATGAATCACACTGATTATCTTAATGACTGCAAAGGCGTTGTTTATTCATACCTTTCCAAAAAGTTATCATTGGAAGCTGCTAATACTACATTCCGAATACTGTCTGCCTGCAAAGTTAACAAag CATGCCCTTTGAATTTTAAGGAACCCTCGGAAGTAATGAATGCCTGTCGGAATGTTGCTGCCCCTAGCCCTTCGTGCTGTAGTTCATTAAACACATACATCGCCGGAATACAGCAACAAATGTTAATTACAAATAAGCAGGCTATAATATGTGCAACACTTTTTGGATCTATGTTACGTAGAGGCGGCATAATGACAAATGTTTATCAGCTCTGTGACGTTGACTTAAAAGATTTCAGCTTACAAA AAGCAGCAGCCTTTGGACTTCAACAAG GATGTCTGCTTGGAAGCTTGCCTCAAGATGTGATATTTGACAATTCATCAGGATTTAGCTTTACatgtgatttgagtgacaatgtTGCTGCACCTTGGCCTTCATCATCTTCCATTACATCTGTGTCGCTCTGTGCACCTG AGATGTCCTTACCTGCATTACCAACTTCGGCACTGAAAAATATTG GTTGTAATTCTGGTGGAGTGGGATTTCTTGTGcctattttttcatttttcatcttCAGTACACTGTTGTACTGA
- the LOC107629682 gene encoding uncharacterized GPI-anchored protein At1g61900 isoform X4 has translation MVSFQDANYRGSWCCQLILFFIWLPTFQDVTARETHAGARQISSLVELAKEPISGESGLFEPIEISPAVLPKYPYPTEPLSPMYTSFPSSPNRYLPVLTGKCPVNFSVSDISNIIDKTASDCTGALAALVGNVICCPQFSSLIHIFQGFFNIKSDKLVLPTAASDHCFTDIINILSSKGSNGTMLPTLCSIKPSNLTGGSCPVKDVSTFEKTVNTSKLLEACSTVDPLKECCRPVCQPAIMDAALQISGRQMMLNDNGNVAGEMNHTDYLNDCKGVVYSYLSKKLSLEAANTTFRILSACKVNKACPLNFKEPSEVMNACRNVAAPSPSCCSSLNTYIAGIQQQMLITNKQAIICATLFGSMLRRGGIMTNVYQLCDVDLKDFSLQTFGLQQGCLLGSLPQDVIFDNSSGFSFTCDLSDNVAAPWPSSSSITSVSLCAPEMSLPALPTSALKNIGCNSGGVGFLVPIFSFFIFSTLLY, from the exons ATGGTTAGCTTTCAGGATGCTAATTATAGGG GTTCTTGGTGCTGTCAGTTAATTCTATTTTTCATCTGGCTTCCTACTTTCCAAGATGTGACAGCACGAGAAACACATGCTGGCGCTAGACAAATTTCTTCCCTGGTAGAGTTAGCTAAGGAACCTATTTCTGGAGAATCTGGGCTCTTTGAGCCCATAGAAATTTCTCCTGCTGTATTGCCAAAATACCCATATCCCACTGAGCCTTTGTCACCAATGTACACTAGTTTCCCTAGTTCCCCAAACAGATATCTACCAGTTTTAACCGGAAAATGCCCTGTAAACTTTTCAGTTTCGGATATATCAAATATCATAGATAAAACAGCATCTGATTGCACCGGAGCACTGGCAGCGCTCGTAGGGAATGTAATATGTTGTCCACAGTTTAGTAGCTTAATCCACATCTTCCAGGGTTTCTTCAACATCAAATCTGATAAGTTGGTTTTGCCAACTGCAGCTTCTGATCATTGTTTTACTGATATCATCAATATTCTATCCAGTAAAGGGTCAAATGGCACAATGCTTCCCACACTTTGCTCCATAAAACCATCGAACCTTACAGGTGGGTCATGCCCTGTGAAGGATGTTTCTACTTTTGAAAAAACGGTTAACACAAGTAAATTACTTGAGGCCTGCAGCACAGTTGATCCGCTAAAAGAGTGTTGTAGACCTGTTTGCCAGCCTGCAATAATGGATGCTGCACTTCAGATTTCTGGAAGGCAGATGATGCTTAATGACAATGGGAATGTGGCTGGTGAAATGAATCACACTGATTATCTTAATGACTGCAAAGGCGTTGTTTATTCATACCTTTCCAAAAAGTTATCATTGGAAGCTGCTAATACTACATTCCGAATACTGTCTGCCTGCAAAGTTAACAAag CATGCCCTTTGAATTTTAAGGAACCCTCGGAAGTAATGAATGCCTGTCGGAATGTTGCTGCCCCTAGCCCTTCGTGCTGTAGTTCATTAAACACATACATCGCCGGAATACAGCAACAAATGTTAATTACAAATAAGCAGGCTATAATATGTGCAACACTTTTTGGATCTATGTTACGTAGAGGCGGCATAATGACAAATGTTTATCAGCTCTGTGACGTTGACTTAAAAGATTTCAGCTTACAAA CCTTTGGACTTCAACAAG GATGTCTGCTTGGAAGCTTGCCTCAAGATGTGATATTTGACAATTCATCAGGATTTAGCTTTACatgtgatttgagtgacaatgtTGCTGCACCTTGGCCTTCATCATCTTCCATTACATCTGTGTCGCTCTGTGCACCTG AGATGTCCTTACCTGCATTACCAACTTCGGCACTGAAAAATATTG GTTGTAATTCTGGTGGAGTGGGATTTCTTGTGcctattttttcatttttcatcttCAGTACACTGTTGTACTGA
- the LOC107629682 gene encoding uncharacterized GPI-anchored protein At1g61900 isoform X5 yields the protein MVSFQDANYRGSWCCQLILFFIWLPTFQDVTARETHAGARQISSLVELAKEPISGESGLFEPIEISPAVLPKYPYPTEPLSPMYTSFPSSPNRYLPVLTGKCPVNFSVSDISNIIDKTASDCTGALAALVGNVICCPQFSSLIHIFQGFFNIKSDKLVLPTAASDHCFTDIINILSSKGSNGTMLPTLCSIKPSNLTGGSCPVKDVSTFEKTVNTSKLLEACSTVDPLKECCRPVCQPAIMDAALQISGRQMMLNDNGNVAGEMNHTDYLNDCKGVVYSYLSKKLSLEAANTTFRILSACKVNKACPLNFKEPSEVMNACRNVAAPSPSCCSSLNTYIAGIQQQMLITNKQAIICATLFGSMLRRGGIMTNVYQLCDVDLKDFSLQRR from the exons ATGGTTAGCTTTCAGGATGCTAATTATAGGG GTTCTTGGTGCTGTCAGTTAATTCTATTTTTCATCTGGCTTCCTACTTTCCAAGATGTGACAGCACGAGAAACACATGCTGGCGCTAGACAAATTTCTTCCCTGGTAGAGTTAGCTAAGGAACCTATTTCTGGAGAATCTGGGCTCTTTGAGCCCATAGAAATTTCTCCTGCTGTATTGCCAAAATACCCATATCCCACTGAGCCTTTGTCACCAATGTACACTAGTTTCCCTAGTTCCCCAAACAGATATCTACCAGTTTTAACCGGAAAATGCCCTGTAAACTTTTCAGTTTCGGATATATCAAATATCATAGATAAAACAGCATCTGATTGCACCGGAGCACTGGCAGCGCTCGTAGGGAATGTAATATGTTGTCCACAGTTTAGTAGCTTAATCCACATCTTCCAGGGTTTCTTCAACATCAAATCTGATAAGTTGGTTTTGCCAACTGCAGCTTCTGATCATTGTTTTACTGATATCATCAATATTCTATCCAGTAAAGGGTCAAATGGCACAATGCTTCCCACACTTTGCTCCATAAAACCATCGAACCTTACAGGTGGGTCATGCCCTGTGAAGGATGTTTCTACTTTTGAAAAAACGGTTAACACAAGTAAATTACTTGAGGCCTGCAGCACAGTTGATCCGCTAAAAGAGTGTTGTAGACCTGTTTGCCAGCCTGCAATAATGGATGCTGCACTTCAGATTTCTGGAAGGCAGATGATGCTTAATGACAATGGGAATGTGGCTGGTGAAATGAATCACACTGATTATCTTAATGACTGCAAAGGCGTTGTTTATTCATACCTTTCCAAAAAGTTATCATTGGAAGCTGCTAATACTACATTCCGAATACTGTCTGCCTGCAAAGTTAACAAag CATGCCCTTTGAATTTTAAGGAACCCTCGGAAGTAATGAATGCCTGTCGGAATGTTGCTGCCCCTAGCCCTTCGTGCTGTAGTTCATTAAACACATACATCGCCGGAATACAGCAACAAATGTTAATTACAAATAAGCAGGCTATAATATGTGCAACACTTTTTGGATCTATGTTACGTAGAGGCGGCATAATGACAAATGTTTATCAGCTCTGTGACGTTGACTTAAAAGATTTCAGCTTACAAA GGCGTTGA
- the LOC107629682 gene encoding uncharacterized GPI-anchored protein At1g61900 isoform X2, translated as MVSFQDANYRGSWCCQLILFFIWLPTFQDVTARETHAGARQISSLVELAKEPISGESGLFEPIEISPAVLPKYPYPTEPLSPMYTSFPSSPNRYLPVLTGKCPVNFSVSDISNIIDKTASDCTGALAALVGNVICCPQFSSLIHIFQGFFNIKSDKLVLPTAASDHCFTDIINILSSKGSNGTMLPTLCSIKPSNLTGGSCPVKDVSTFEKTVNTSKLLEACSTVDPLKECCRPVCQPAIMDAALQISGRQMMLNDNGNVAGEMNHTDYLNDCKGVVYSYLSKKLSLEAANTTFRILSACKVNKACPLNFKEPSEVMNACRNVAAPSPSCCSSLNTYIAGIQQQMLITNKQAIICATLFGSMLRRGGIMTNVYQLCDVDLKDFSLQTAAFGLQQGCLLGSLPQDVIFDNSSGFSFTCDLSDNVAAPWPSSSSITSVSLCAPEMSLPALPTSALKNIGCNSGGVGFLVPIFSFFIFSTLLY; from the exons ATGGTTAGCTTTCAGGATGCTAATTATAGGG GTTCTTGGTGCTGTCAGTTAATTCTATTTTTCATCTGGCTTCCTACTTTCCAAGATGTGACAGCACGAGAAACACATGCTGGCGCTAGACAAATTTCTTCCCTGGTAGAGTTAGCTAAGGAACCTATTTCTGGAGAATCTGGGCTCTTTGAGCCCATAGAAATTTCTCCTGCTGTATTGCCAAAATACCCATATCCCACTGAGCCTTTGTCACCAATGTACACTAGTTTCCCTAGTTCCCCAAACAGATATCTACCAGTTTTAACCGGAAAATGCCCTGTAAACTTTTCAGTTTCGGATATATCAAATATCATAGATAAAACAGCATCTGATTGCACCGGAGCACTGGCAGCGCTCGTAGGGAATGTAATATGTTGTCCACAGTTTAGTAGCTTAATCCACATCTTCCAGGGTTTCTTCAACATCAAATCTGATAAGTTGGTTTTGCCAACTGCAGCTTCTGATCATTGTTTTACTGATATCATCAATATTCTATCCAGTAAAGGGTCAAATGGCACAATGCTTCCCACACTTTGCTCCATAAAACCATCGAACCTTACAGGTGGGTCATGCCCTGTGAAGGATGTTTCTACTTTTGAAAAAACGGTTAACACAAGTAAATTACTTGAGGCCTGCAGCACAGTTGATCCGCTAAAAGAGTGTTGTAGACCTGTTTGCCAGCCTGCAATAATGGATGCTGCACTTCAGATTTCTGGAAGGCAGATGATGCTTAATGACAATGGGAATGTGGCTGGTGAAATGAATCACACTGATTATCTTAATGACTGCAAAGGCGTTGTTTATTCATACCTTTCCAAAAAGTTATCATTGGAAGCTGCTAATACTACATTCCGAATACTGTCTGCCTGCAAAGTTAACAAag CATGCCCTTTGAATTTTAAGGAACCCTCGGAAGTAATGAATGCCTGTCGGAATGTTGCTGCCCCTAGCCCTTCGTGCTGTAGTTCATTAAACACATACATCGCCGGAATACAGCAACAAATGTTAATTACAAATAAGCAGGCTATAATATGTGCAACACTTTTTGGATCTATGTTACGTAGAGGCGGCATAATGACAAATGTTTATCAGCTCTGTGACGTTGACTTAAAAGATTTCAGCTTACAAA CAGCAGCCTTTGGACTTCAACAAG GATGTCTGCTTGGAAGCTTGCCTCAAGATGTGATATTTGACAATTCATCAGGATTTAGCTTTACatgtgatttgagtgacaatgtTGCTGCACCTTGGCCTTCATCATCTTCCATTACATCTGTGTCGCTCTGTGCACCTG AGATGTCCTTACCTGCATTACCAACTTCGGCACTGAAAAATATTG GTTGTAATTCTGGTGGAGTGGGATTTCTTGTGcctattttttcatttttcatcttCAGTACACTGTTGTACTGA
- the LOC107629682 gene encoding uncharacterized GPI-anchored protein At1g61900 isoform X3, with translation MVSFQDANYRGSWCCQLILFFIWLPTFQDVTARETHAGARQISSLVELAKEPISGESGLFEPIEISPAVLPKYPYPTEPLSPMYTSFPSSPNRYLPVLTGKCPVNFSVSDISNIIDKTASDCTGALAALVGNVICCPQFSSLIHIFQGFFNIKSDKLVLPTAASDHCFTDIINILSSKGSNGTMLPTLCSIKPSNLTGGSCPVKDVSTFEKTVNTSKLLEACSTVDPLKECCRPVCQPAIMDAALQISGRQMMLNDNGNVAGEMNHTDYLNDCKGVVYSYLSKKLSLEAANTTFRILSACKVNKACPLNFKEPSEVMNACRNVAAPSPSCCSSLNTYIAGIQQQMLITNKQAIICATLFGSMLRRGGIMTNVYQLCDVDLKDFSLQTAFGLQQGCLLGSLPQDVIFDNSSGFSFTCDLSDNVAAPWPSSSSITSVSLCAPEMSLPALPTSALKNIGCNSGGVGFLVPIFSFFIFSTLLY, from the exons ATGGTTAGCTTTCAGGATGCTAATTATAGGG GTTCTTGGTGCTGTCAGTTAATTCTATTTTTCATCTGGCTTCCTACTTTCCAAGATGTGACAGCACGAGAAACACATGCTGGCGCTAGACAAATTTCTTCCCTGGTAGAGTTAGCTAAGGAACCTATTTCTGGAGAATCTGGGCTCTTTGAGCCCATAGAAATTTCTCCTGCTGTATTGCCAAAATACCCATATCCCACTGAGCCTTTGTCACCAATGTACACTAGTTTCCCTAGTTCCCCAAACAGATATCTACCAGTTTTAACCGGAAAATGCCCTGTAAACTTTTCAGTTTCGGATATATCAAATATCATAGATAAAACAGCATCTGATTGCACCGGAGCACTGGCAGCGCTCGTAGGGAATGTAATATGTTGTCCACAGTTTAGTAGCTTAATCCACATCTTCCAGGGTTTCTTCAACATCAAATCTGATAAGTTGGTTTTGCCAACTGCAGCTTCTGATCATTGTTTTACTGATATCATCAATATTCTATCCAGTAAAGGGTCAAATGGCACAATGCTTCCCACACTTTGCTCCATAAAACCATCGAACCTTACAGGTGGGTCATGCCCTGTGAAGGATGTTTCTACTTTTGAAAAAACGGTTAACACAAGTAAATTACTTGAGGCCTGCAGCACAGTTGATCCGCTAAAAGAGTGTTGTAGACCTGTTTGCCAGCCTGCAATAATGGATGCTGCACTTCAGATTTCTGGAAGGCAGATGATGCTTAATGACAATGGGAATGTGGCTGGTGAAATGAATCACACTGATTATCTTAATGACTGCAAAGGCGTTGTTTATTCATACCTTTCCAAAAAGTTATCATTGGAAGCTGCTAATACTACATTCCGAATACTGTCTGCCTGCAAAGTTAACAAag CATGCCCTTTGAATTTTAAGGAACCCTCGGAAGTAATGAATGCCTGTCGGAATGTTGCTGCCCCTAGCCCTTCGTGCTGTAGTTCATTAAACACATACATCGCCGGAATACAGCAACAAATGTTAATTACAAATAAGCAGGCTATAATATGTGCAACACTTTTTGGATCTATGTTACGTAGAGGCGGCATAATGACAAATGTTTATCAGCTCTGTGACGTTGACTTAAAAGATTTCAGCTTACAAA CAGCCTTTGGACTTCAACAAG GATGTCTGCTTGGAAGCTTGCCTCAAGATGTGATATTTGACAATTCATCAGGATTTAGCTTTACatgtgatttgagtgacaatgtTGCTGCACCTTGGCCTTCATCATCTTCCATTACATCTGTGTCGCTCTGTGCACCTG AGATGTCCTTACCTGCATTACCAACTTCGGCACTGAAAAATATTG GTTGTAATTCTGGTGGAGTGGGATTTCTTGTGcctattttttcatttttcatcttCAGTACACTGTTGTACTGA
- the LOC107629685 gene encoding LOW QUALITY PROTEIN: aminoacyl tRNA synthase complex-interacting multifunctional protein 1 (The sequence of the model RefSeq protein was modified relative to this genomic sequence to represent the inferred CDS: inserted 1 base in 1 codon) codes for MANALKSGGGAVLLSSLSSFFSATSSTHRSLISNATRFRRNKFPLFSISSSSSVTRRWSRTPSGFPSFCTLSSSSSSSETVAEPTTASNDGNGEGTEKNDNNSAKDAAGLLDIRVGQIVKAWKHEEADSLYVEEVDIGEPEPRIICSGLVNYVPLEQLQGKKVIVLSNLKPRNMRGVKSCGMLMAASDAKHENVELLFPPEDAIPGERIWFGSEDEKDNQPVAGTPNQIQKKKIWETVQPHLKTDDSCVXMLGVDIMRTSAGSVACQSLKNANIS; via the exons ATGGCGAATGCGCTAAAGAGTGGTGGTGGAGCTGTTCTGCTCTCATCACTCTCCTCCTTCTTCTCAGCTACATCTTCAACTCACCGCTCCCTCATTTCCAACGCCACGCGCTTCCGTCGCAACAAGTTCCCTCTTTTCTccatttcttcatcatcatcagtaACAAGAAGATGGAGCAGAACCCCATCTGGGTTCCCTTCATTTTGcacactttcttcttcttcctcttcttctgaaaCAGTGGCGGAACCCACAACGGCATCCAATGATGGTAATGGTGAAGGCACTGAGAAGAACGACAATAATAGTGCTAAGGATGCGGCGGGGTTACTTGATATAAGAGTTGGTCAAATTGTGAAAGCGTGGAAGCATGAAGAAGCTGATTCTCTTTATgtggaagaggttgatattggtGAGCCTGAACCCAGAATCATATGTAGTGGTCTTGTCAACTATGTCCCTCTTGAACAACTTCAG GGCAAAAAGGTTATTGTTCTTTCAAATCTGAAACCAAGGAATATGCGTGGTGTCAAGTCTTGTGGAATGCTCATGGCTGCTTCTGATGCAAAGCATGAGAATGTTGAACTTCTGTTCCCTCCGGAGGATGCAATCCCTGGTGAAAGAATATGGTTCGGATCAGAGGATGAAAAGGATAATCAACCTGTTGCTGGCACTCCCAATCAG ATtcaaaagaagaagatatgggaAACAGTGCAGCCTCATCTAAAGACAGATGATTCTTGTG GAATGCTGGGGGTGGATATCATGCGTACATCTGCAGGTTCAGTGGC